A window of the Acanthochromis polyacanthus isolate Apoly-LR-REF ecotype Palm Island chromosome 10, KAUST_Apoly_ChrSc, whole genome shotgun sequence genome harbors these coding sequences:
- the dele1 gene encoding death ligand signal enhancer isoform X3, with amino-acid sequence MQICRRIHSQFSSSSEPNPTPGTLTATSTLHKCGYRILLEILSRRDVLPRGRNVFCLQEVPERQNYDQTSAQSSSSNNSSHSSSEQDHLTADSSIADHQRALLTQDSLVPEESLLSATCSQQNDTNRDTAEKTDAASEEILSDEERLTEAALNLRQVGDTSVPVILNIIGLESAKRDNYEEAFTCFLAAANQGYSKAQFNTGVCYEKGRGVSKDMEKALYYYKQAAAGGHKQAQYRYAKLLLTSRGHQSLEELDAAVSFLEQAAAAGLTKAQVCLASVYSQDPVRYGCRSVEYLKMAAESGDNTALLFLGQCYESGFGVQQNLRTATELYKRAAQAGNKTAKSLITPPNDTYSKAEDAALRSIRSAPCFSVDDRQLQQQLSSLATRALPSTSRPKTLPLLPHSWSTGSLCVTPSLSTTSLHLHPSSTERGTCQWTVGIG; translated from the exons ATGCAGATCTGCAGGAGGATCCACTCCCAGTTCTCTTCAAGCTCTGAACCCAATCCGACCCCTGGAACCTTGACAGCAACTTCAACTCTGCACAAGTGCGGCTATCGCATCCTGCTTGAGATCT TGTCTAGACGTGATGTCCTGCCCAGAGGAAGGAATGTGTTTTGTCTGCAGGAGGTGCCCGAGAGGCAGAACTATGATCAGACTTCAgctcaaagcagcagcagcaacaatagCTCTCATAGCAGCAGTGAGCAGGACCATCTGACTGCTGACAGCTCCATCGCTGACCACCAGAGGGCGCTCCTGACCCAGGATTCACTTGTACCAG AGGAATCACTTCTGTCAGCAACCTGTTCACAGCAGAATGACACCAACAGAGACACAGCAGAGAAAACGGATGCTGCTAGCGAG GAGATATTGTCTGATGAAGAGAGGCTGACAGAAGCAGCACTGAACCTGAGACAAGTGGGAGACACCAGCGTTCCTGTCATCCTCAACATCATCG GTCTAGAAAGTGCCAAGAGGGACAACTATGAGGAAGCTTTCACCTGTTTTCTAGCTGCAGCCAATCAGGGCTACAGTAAAGCTCAGTTTAACACAGGGGTGTGCTACGAGAAAGGCAGAGGAGTCAGCAAGGACATGGAGAAG GCTCTATATTATTACAAGCAGGCAGCAGCTGGTGGCCACAAACAAGCTCAGTATCGCTACGCAAAGCTGCTCCTGACCAGCAGGGGGCACCAGAGTTTAGAGGAGTTGGACGCTGCTGTCAGCTTCCTGGAACAAGCCGCTGCAGCTGGACTCACCAAG GCTCAGGTCTGTCTGGCTTCAGTCTATTCTCAGGATCCAGTCAGATATGGGTGCAGGTCTGTCGAGTATCTGAagatggcagcagagagcgGA GACAACACAGCCCTGCTCTTCTTGGGTCAGTGCTATGAGAGCGGCTTTGGTGTGCAGCAGAATTTAAGGACAGCCACTGAACTCTACAAACGAGCTGCTCAAGCGGGCAACAAGACAGCTAAGAGCTTGATAACACCTCCTAATGACACATACAGTAAGG CAGAAGATGCAGCGTTGCGCTCCATCCGTTCAGCTCCGTGTTTCTCTGTAGACGACCgccagctccagcagcagctctcctcTCTGGCCACTCGTGCCCTTCCTTCTACCAGTCGCCCCAAAACGCTGCCTCTCCTGCCTCACTCCTGGAGCACCGGGAGTTTGTGCGTCACTCCATCGTTGTCCACAACATCTCTTCACCTCCACCCCTCCAGCACTGAGAGAGGAACCTGCCAGTGGACTGTAGGGATCGGATAG
- the dele1 gene encoding death ligand signal enhancer isoform X1, protein MWRVQSLVGRVLHRCHGSSSLRLPQNHHVEDEVISGSAVLSTSRHSSDSSSQKEEDGERRRKQRSFQFGYAELPRYTALDAVGWGTATLLFMQICRRIHSQFSSSSEPNPTPGTLTATSTLHKCGYRILLEILSRRDVLPRGRNVFCLQEVPERQNYDQTSAQSSSSNNSSHSSSEQDHLTADSSIADHQRALLTQDSLVPEESLLSATCSQQNDTNRDTAEKTDAASEEILSDEERLTEAALNLRQVGDTSVPVILNIIGLESAKRDNYEEAFTCFLAAANQGYSKAQFNTGVCYEKGRGVSKDMEKALYYYKQAAAGGHKQAQYRYAKLLLTSRGHQSLEELDAAVSFLEQAAAAGLTKAQVCLASVYSQDPVRYGCRSVEYLKMAAESGDNTALLFLGQCYESGFGVQQNLRTATELYKRAAQAGNKTAKSLITPPNDTYSKAEDAALRSIRSAPCFSVDDRQLQQQLSSLATRALPSTSRPKTLPLLPHSWSTGSLCVTPSLSTTSLHLHPSSTERGTCQWTVGIG, encoded by the exons TGCTGCATCGTTGCCATGGCAGCAGCTCCCTGCGACTCCCCCAGAACCACCATGTGGAGGACGAGGTCATCAGCGGCTCGGCGGTCCTCTCCACCTCTCGACACTCCTCCGACAGCAG ctctcagaaagaggaggatggagagaggaggaggaagcagaggagCTTTCAGTTCGGTTACGCCGAGCTTCCACGTTACACAGCCTTGGATGCTGTGGGATGG GGTACAGCAACGCTTCTGTTCATGCAGATCTGCAGGAGGATCCACTCCCAGTTCTCTTCAAGCTCTGAACCCAATCCGACCCCTGGAACCTTGACAGCAACTTCAACTCTGCACAAGTGCGGCTATCGCATCCTGCTTGAGATCT TGTCTAGACGTGATGTCCTGCCCAGAGGAAGGAATGTGTTTTGTCTGCAGGAGGTGCCCGAGAGGCAGAACTATGATCAGACTTCAgctcaaagcagcagcagcaacaatagCTCTCATAGCAGCAGTGAGCAGGACCATCTGACTGCTGACAGCTCCATCGCTGACCACCAGAGGGCGCTCCTGACCCAGGATTCACTTGTACCAG AGGAATCACTTCTGTCAGCAACCTGTTCACAGCAGAATGACACCAACAGAGACACAGCAGAGAAAACGGATGCTGCTAGCGAG GAGATATTGTCTGATGAAGAGAGGCTGACAGAAGCAGCACTGAACCTGAGACAAGTGGGAGACACCAGCGTTCCTGTCATCCTCAACATCATCG GTCTAGAAAGTGCCAAGAGGGACAACTATGAGGAAGCTTTCACCTGTTTTCTAGCTGCAGCCAATCAGGGCTACAGTAAAGCTCAGTTTAACACAGGGGTGTGCTACGAGAAAGGCAGAGGAGTCAGCAAGGACATGGAGAAG GCTCTATATTATTACAAGCAGGCAGCAGCTGGTGGCCACAAACAAGCTCAGTATCGCTACGCAAAGCTGCTCCTGACCAGCAGGGGGCACCAGAGTTTAGAGGAGTTGGACGCTGCTGTCAGCTTCCTGGAACAAGCCGCTGCAGCTGGACTCACCAAG GCTCAGGTCTGTCTGGCTTCAGTCTATTCTCAGGATCCAGTCAGATATGGGTGCAGGTCTGTCGAGTATCTGAagatggcagcagagagcgGA GACAACACAGCCCTGCTCTTCTTGGGTCAGTGCTATGAGAGCGGCTTTGGTGTGCAGCAGAATTTAAGGACAGCCACTGAACTCTACAAACGAGCTGCTCAAGCGGGCAACAAGACAGCTAAGAGCTTGATAACACCTCCTAATGACACATACAGTAAGG CAGAAGATGCAGCGTTGCGCTCCATCCGTTCAGCTCCGTGTTTCTCTGTAGACGACCgccagctccagcagcagctctcctcTCTGGCCACTCGTGCCCTTCCTTCTACCAGTCGCCCCAAAACGCTGCCTCTCCTGCCTCACTCCTGGAGCACCGGGAGTTTGTGCGTCACTCCATCGTTGTCCACAACATCTCTTCACCTCCACCCCTCCAGCACTGAGAGAGGAACCTGCCAGTGGACTGTAGGGATCGGATAG
- the dele1 gene encoding death ligand signal enhancer isoform X2, translated as MWRVQSLVGRVLHRCHGSSSLRLPQNHHVEDEVISGSAVLSTSRHSSDSSSQKEEDGERRRKQRSFQFGYAELPRYTALDAVGWGTATLLFMQICRRIHSQFSSSSEPNPTPGTLTATSTLHKCGYRILLEILSRRDVLPRGRNVFCLQEVPERQNYDQTSAQSSSSNNSSHSSSEQDHLTADSSIADHQRALLTQDSLVPEESLLSATCSQQNDTNRDTAEKTDAASEEILSDEERLTEAALNLRQVGDTSVPVILNIIGLESAKRDNYEEAFTCFLAAANQGYSKAQFNTGVCYEKGRGVSKDMEKALYYYKQAAAGGHKQAQYRYAKLLLTSRGHQSLEELDAAVSFLEQAAAAGLTKAQVCLASVYSQDPVRYGCRSVEYLKMAAESGDNTALLFLGQCYESGFGVQQNLRTATELYKRAAQAGNKTAKSLITPPNDTYSKEDAALRSIRSAPCFSVDDRQLQQQLSSLATRALPSTSRPKTLPLLPHSWSTGSLCVTPSLSTTSLHLHPSSTERGTCQWTVGIG; from the exons TGCTGCATCGTTGCCATGGCAGCAGCTCCCTGCGACTCCCCCAGAACCACCATGTGGAGGACGAGGTCATCAGCGGCTCGGCGGTCCTCTCCACCTCTCGACACTCCTCCGACAGCAG ctctcagaaagaggaggatggagagaggaggaggaagcagaggagCTTTCAGTTCGGTTACGCCGAGCTTCCACGTTACACAGCCTTGGATGCTGTGGGATGG GGTACAGCAACGCTTCTGTTCATGCAGATCTGCAGGAGGATCCACTCCCAGTTCTCTTCAAGCTCTGAACCCAATCCGACCCCTGGAACCTTGACAGCAACTTCAACTCTGCACAAGTGCGGCTATCGCATCCTGCTTGAGATCT TGTCTAGACGTGATGTCCTGCCCAGAGGAAGGAATGTGTTTTGTCTGCAGGAGGTGCCCGAGAGGCAGAACTATGATCAGACTTCAgctcaaagcagcagcagcaacaatagCTCTCATAGCAGCAGTGAGCAGGACCATCTGACTGCTGACAGCTCCATCGCTGACCACCAGAGGGCGCTCCTGACCCAGGATTCACTTGTACCAG AGGAATCACTTCTGTCAGCAACCTGTTCACAGCAGAATGACACCAACAGAGACACAGCAGAGAAAACGGATGCTGCTAGCGAG GAGATATTGTCTGATGAAGAGAGGCTGACAGAAGCAGCACTGAACCTGAGACAAGTGGGAGACACCAGCGTTCCTGTCATCCTCAACATCATCG GTCTAGAAAGTGCCAAGAGGGACAACTATGAGGAAGCTTTCACCTGTTTTCTAGCTGCAGCCAATCAGGGCTACAGTAAAGCTCAGTTTAACACAGGGGTGTGCTACGAGAAAGGCAGAGGAGTCAGCAAGGACATGGAGAAG GCTCTATATTATTACAAGCAGGCAGCAGCTGGTGGCCACAAACAAGCTCAGTATCGCTACGCAAAGCTGCTCCTGACCAGCAGGGGGCACCAGAGTTTAGAGGAGTTGGACGCTGCTGTCAGCTTCCTGGAACAAGCCGCTGCAGCTGGACTCACCAAG GCTCAGGTCTGTCTGGCTTCAGTCTATTCTCAGGATCCAGTCAGATATGGGTGCAGGTCTGTCGAGTATCTGAagatggcagcagagagcgGA GACAACACAGCCCTGCTCTTCTTGGGTCAGTGCTATGAGAGCGGCTTTGGTGTGCAGCAGAATTTAAGGACAGCCACTGAACTCTACAAACGAGCTGCTCAAGCGGGCAACAAGACAGCTAAGAGCTTGATAACACCTCCTAATGACACATACAGTAAGG AAGATGCAGCGTTGCGCTCCATCCGTTCAGCTCCGTGTTTCTCTGTAGACGACCgccagctccagcagcagctctcctcTCTGGCCACTCGTGCCCTTCCTTCTACCAGTCGCCCCAAAACGCTGCCTCTCCTGCCTCACTCCTGGAGCACCGGGAGTTTGTGCGTCACTCCATCGTTGTCCACAACATCTCTTCACCTCCACCCCTCCAGCACTGAGAGAGGAACCTGCCAGTGGACTGTAGGGATCGGATAG